A region of Mycobacterium sp. 155 DNA encodes the following proteins:
- a CDS encoding DUF4192 domain-containing protein — protein MNDYTMSNAGDLISALPSIMGYVPQARAVAITMRRNDSGGLQLRNVISIPVTTAHEHAATLPDICGVTITNTAAVILIAVCGPEHLAQAGVVLDAMRNAFLDADIPVRQRLLTASVTEAGHWMDIDTGQTGPQAAYTDSIFTAMSIVGGRPVVTSRDDLIEEFRETDPAPLLAASTAAQSPVDTAEELATVIAGAPMSPTLPTRAGLAILASARMRDVMILLGMEQPYAAAALWTTIAGRLRRAARVEALTVAAALYYVANDTTRADIALETASDLAADHDIAYPRLAALLSTALRGGMDPQTVTAVLLKASEEMDSPN, from the coding sequence ATGGGATACGTGCCGCAGGCCCGCGCCGTCGCGATCACCATGCGGCGCAACGACTCCGGTGGACTCCAGCTGCGCAACGTGATCAGCATCCCCGTCACCACCGCCCACGAGCACGCGGCCACCCTGCCCGACATCTGCGGGGTCACCATCACCAACACCGCCGCCGTCATCCTCATCGCGGTCTGCGGACCCGAACACCTCGCCCAGGCCGGTGTGGTTCTCGACGCGATGCGCAACGCCTTCCTCGACGCCGACATCCCGGTCCGTCAGCGACTGCTGACCGCCAGCGTCACCGAGGCCGGCCACTGGATGGACATCGACACCGGCCAGACCGGCCCCCAGGCCGCCTACACCGACAGCATCTTCACCGCGATGAGCATCGTCGGCGGCCGCCCCGTCGTCACCTCCCGCGACGACCTCATCGAGGAGTTCCGCGAGACCGACCCGGCCCCGCTGCTGGCGGCCAGCACCGCCGCGCAGTCCCCCGTCGACACCGCCGAGGAACTCGCCACCGTCATCGCCGGAGCCCCCATGAGCCCCACGCTGCCCACCCGGGCCGGCCTGGCGATCCTCGCCAGCGCCCGGATGCGCGACGTGATGATCCTGCTCGGGATGGAGCAGCCCTACGCCGCCGCCGCGCTGTGGACCACCATCGCCGGGCGCCTACGCCGGGCCGCCCGCGTCGAAGCGCTCACCGTCGCCGCGGCGCTGTACTACGTCGCCAACGACACCACCCGCGCCGACATCGCCCTGGAGACCGCCAGCGATCTCGCCGCCGACCACGACATCGCCTACCCGCGCCTGGCCGCCCTGCTGTCCACCGCACTGCGCGGCGGCATGGACCCCCAGACAGTCACCGCGGTCCTGCTCAAGGCCTCCGAGGAGATGGACAGCCCGAACTAG